The Lynx canadensis isolate LIC74 chromosome A2, mLynCan4.pri.v2, whole genome shotgun sequence DNA segment TGGCCATGGTCCCTGAGAAAGCCAGATCCCtctgcagctctctctctctctctctctctctctccctcttgaccctctctccccttctgagACCTCCCAGAATGGCTTTTGAGCATCCCATGTGCCCTCCAGGATACATGAGTAATAAACCTGGGCATATAGAGCCCTCTGATAGATGTTGCTGACGTGTGTCCTGCAGTCACAATAAGAACCCAAGGGCTGGTGCAGCCAAGGCATAGGCTGTGGTCAGGGAAAGGTCTGTGTGAGTGTGGAAAGCACATGGGCGCGGGTGAGTACTTGGGCATTCCTAGCCAGAGTGGTGTGTCAATAACTTGAGGCTTAAACGGAACAATGTTAGAGTCCACATCATCAGGTGGAGTCCTAAAGGGAGTGAAGGAAAAGACTGAGACACAAGGTGGAAACTGTGCTTTTGCATTCTGCTTGAcagtaaaatgatggaaaaggCTTACTGATCAAGTGTAGCTTTATTCCGTACGAAGCGTATAATTCATGATAATGATCTCAGGAAATCTAGGGGAAGTTTACCCGGCATGGTATAAGTCATttgaggtgaaattaattttaagaaatccaACTAGTCCCATGTGAGATACAGAAATTTCAGGCATTTGTGACCCAAGGTTGGGGTAAACTTTGGGGATATCTGAAAATAGACAAAGGAGAAACCATCTATATTTCAGTCACAGCAGAAGCTTAATGAAGTGAGTTCCTTAAATGTAGAGAGAAGTTgatcaaacaaatggaaatgccaagaaagaaatagaaggggtAGATTCTACTTCCACAGCCTGATCAAAGATTGGCAGTTCCTGGCTCTTAGGATTTTAGCCCTTCAATCACGGGCATGTCTCCAGCCTTTGGATGATTAGTTCTTATATCACTGGATCCCAACGATTCTTTTCAGAGCCCTCTTTATGTCtctgttcctcaggctgtagatgaaggggttcagcatgggCGTGACCACCGTGTACATCACCGAGGCTGTGGCACTTGACCGTGAGCTGTGGGTAGCAGCAGAGCTAAGGTACACACCTAGGCTTGCACAATAAAATAAGGAGACAACCGAGAGGTGAGATGCACAGGTAGAAAATGCTTTATACTTGCCCTGAGCTGATGAGATCCCACGTATGGAGGAAACTATCCTGGAGTAAGAGTAAAGGATCCCAACGAGGGGACCTCCAGCCAGCAGCATAGCTGCAAAATACATCACCAAGTTATCAAGAAAGGTGTCAGAAGAGGCAAGTTGGATCATCTGATTGAGTTCACAGAAAAAGTGGGGGGTCTCTACCTCTGTACAGAAGGACAGCTGCAAAACCATTGAAGTTTGTAACAAGGAATGCAGGACACTCGTGATCCAGGACACCAGAACCAGCAGTGCACAGAGCCGGGGGCTCATGATGACCGTGTATTGCAGGGGGTGGCAGATGGCCACAAACCTGTCATAGGCCATCACACTCAGGAGAAAGTCGTCCATCCCTGCAAAGGTTACGAAAAAGTTCATTTGTGTGATGCAGTCCTCATAGGTTATGACTTTGGTCTGGGTCTGCATGTTCCAGAGCATCTTCGGGACGGTGGTGGAGGTGAAGCAGATGTCCACAAAGGACAGGTtggccaggaagaagtacatgggcgtgTGGAGGCGGGAGTCAGAGCTGACGGCCAGGAGGATGAGCAGGTTCCCAAACACAGTGATCAGGTACATGGAGAGGAAAAGCCCAAAAATGAGGAGCTGCAGTTCTGGTCTCTCTGCAAATCCCAGAAGCAGAAATTTTGATATCCGTGTGATATTTCCTGGTTCCATGAGGTTGCACTGACTGTCAGAAAGAGGCAAAGGACATCATTAATTTTCATATGAACAGTTTACTCACATAGTTGAAATGCTACCATTTATATTGTGTAGTCAAGAAGTTCATTTCGGTACCTTATCCTTTTTTGTCCCCAAAGGATTGTCCTTTTGAAGAGATTCCCTCCTGTTTCATCTCAGATTAGGTGTTTTGGTCTCATTCTCCACATTCCCCAGCAGAGGTCATGCATTTTACTGTTTTACTAAGAATATCTTTCCTGCATTGGAGGAATATGTACTGAGCGTCAAACATGTTCCAGGCATTGTCTAGGCCATGAGCACGGGATACTGAAAGCCAAAAGCCACTATAATCTAATGATGGAGAGTgattagaaacaaataaaaatattaataagacaTCAGAGGGTGTCAAGAGCTATGAAGAGACAAAAGCAGATATAAAGGAGAGCGTGGATATGAGTGCTATTTTGTAATCAGTGTTTGGTCAAGACCAGTAAACAAGGTGACATTTGATCAGAGACctgcagggaaggaaggcaggagcccagagcctgtgtaGGGAAGTGTGTGATGGTAGAGGGAATGGCCTCAGCTAAGGCCCCGAGGATGATACTACTTGGAGCTATTTGAGTCCAAAACAGGAAGCATGTATGGGAAGGGGAATGAGCAGGAAAATGATCAGAGATCGTGTCAGGCAATTTCAAAGAAATAGGTGGCCTCGTTGCTGGTTCCCCTTCAAGAGAAAGGAGTCACTCACCCACTATGTACTGCTTGTATTTTAGCATCTACCTGCAAAGTCTGCTGTAAATTGACATAGAGCCCTCTAGAATACAGTGTGTTGATTGAGTTCTGGCTTCTGTATTATAAGAATCacctaggaatatatttaaccatGTCCCCCGCTCTGATGACGGATGTATTTCacaaggcacacacacacccacacacaccccaaatgaGTGCTCCCTGGGCTGTGTTTTTACCATGACTTCTCATCCCAACCCCAAGAATTAAGTTCAGGGTGGGTTTAACTTAAGATGTGCAGATCCATTATCATTTCTGCAAATGATGTAAGTTTCCcatgaacaaataaaattgacaagTCAGACTGGcatgctcattttctttcctgtatttaaagaaacacaaacaaaatcagagagacagagaaacaagaaagtgaaataaaatagaagtggCAGAAAAGATCTAATGGCTCAGGTGATCGCTGAAATCTGAGGGACCATGAGGAAGAAAGAGCATCCCTGGTTCTGACAACATTCCAACCCTTGTTACCTCCCTGATGCCCAGCAAAAATAATAAGGAGCAAAATTAAATTCAGTCAGAAGACGACATTAATGGGAACTTCAGGGTGTGGATCGTCTTACAGAGTGAATGCTCCAAGAGAAAAGTGTGCTAAGGGAATAAATCAACCTTTCGGCACAGGAACTATGCAAAGCACAGCAAAACTTGGGCAGGTTATAATGGAAGGTAAGAGacttgctttttctttgaaaaagcacCTTGAGACTTTGCTATTTCTTTGACCAACTGGATGTCCTGTGATCTTAGAGAAGGTGGGACAAGTCCCTTTCACTCTTTAGACATGgcatcttttctctgtttttcctggGCTTTGTGCTGTGATCTTTTGGCCGAGTGTTGGGCACACTCTGGTCCTGTTTCTGGTTTGCACAACGTGCAAAGTTCTGCTCAGACCTTGCGCTACAAAATTCTGCACATACCATGACAACCATTCTGGCTCTAAGTCACCATCTCCGAAAGATTTCTGCCCGAGGCTCTTACACCACACAAACTTTATTCATAGTACTGTGATTCCACCATTATAAGGCAAGTACCAAAGGAACGGGGCCCTCTCTGACCTTGTTCACTGTAGTTTTTCAGAAGGGCATGATCAGGCAAGTACATGGCCATAGAGATCTCCACGTTCTGGGCTAGGCTGGTGGCTGCCAGGTGACCTCAGGTAGATGCGCCTGGTTTtgattctctctgaccctttcctccGGGTCTTGCCAAGCTCTCAGACTCACCTGGCTGGGAGCTCTGAGGGAGAGGTGTCCATGGGGCCGTCTGGATTCCTCCTGGATGGTTATTGGTGGTGGCTAAACTCTGTCCCCACACAAGACGGCAGAACGGAGGCTAGCATGAGTCTCCCAGTCAAGCTTTCGACTCCACAGCAACAACCTGGTCCCGTCAGCCCACGGTGGCACAGGCAGTGGGTGTGCACAGGAGGGATTTATAGTTTCCTCTGTCTGTTCATGAGGCAcgttcccctcctcctcctctttggaGCAGCACATGATTTCCCTGGGGGACACTGGTCTGGACACAAAGGAAACTGTTCTGGAGGTTCTGTGTTCCCAATAGACCAGATTATAACTGCGTGACCCCAGTGTTGAGTATTCCTTCCTCATGAACTCCGCTGCTCTCAGAGTTGAGACCTCCCAGCAGCGACTCCCAACGCTTATGTCAATGTTTCGCCCAAGTCTAGGACTGAGCAATCTGTGTGGATTAGTTCCCTTGGATCTCCAAGCTGTTGGCTT contains these protein-coding regions:
- the LOC115505228 gene encoding olfactory receptor-like protein OLF4, with protein sequence MEPGNITRISKFLLLGFAERPELQLLIFGLFLSMYLITVFGNLLILLAVSSDSRLHTPMYFFLANLSFVDICFTSTTVPKMLWNMQTQTKVITYEDCITQMNFFVTFAGMDDFLLSVMAYDRFVAICHPLQYTVIMSPRLCALLVLVSWITSVLHSLLQTSMVLQLSFCTEVETPHFFCELNQMIQLASSDTFLDNLVMYFAAMLLAGGPLVGILYSYSRIVSSIRGISSAQGKYKAFSTCASHLSVVSLFYCASLGVYLSSAATHSSRSSATASVMYTVVTPMLNPFIYSLRNRDIKRALKRIVGIQ